A region from the Sandaracinus amylolyticus genome encodes:
- a CDS encoding bifunctional 4-hydroxy-2-oxoglutarate aldolase/2-dehydro-3-deoxy-phosphogluconate aldolase has protein sequence MSDPLDLLREKRLAAIVQAPERAALIARAEAAARGGITLLALPVSVPFVAEIAAEIADRTDAMVGLCEVVESEHLNVALAAGAEWVISPVFDAELIAACRQRGLGIVPSVATPSELLAASRAHEGPIAIYPAGALGGLDYVQRLARVRPSVPLVAAGGIGPDNGPQYLEVGAAAIIVDVGLFPAENDPASQEIIAVRASALVEMCGLAQPGMRASRP, from the coding sequence ATGTCGGACCCCCTCGATCTCCTGCGCGAGAAGCGACTCGCCGCGATCGTCCAGGCGCCCGAGCGCGCGGCGCTCATCGCGCGCGCGGAGGCGGCGGCGCGCGGTGGGATCACGCTGCTCGCGCTGCCGGTGTCGGTCCCGTTCGTCGCGGAGATCGCGGCGGAGATCGCGGATCGCACCGACGCGATGGTCGGGCTCTGCGAGGTCGTGGAGAGCGAGCACCTCAACGTCGCGCTCGCCGCGGGCGCCGAGTGGGTGATCTCGCCGGTGTTCGACGCCGAGCTGATCGCGGCGTGCCGCCAGCGCGGGCTCGGGATCGTGCCGAGCGTCGCGACGCCGAGCGAGCTGCTCGCGGCGAGCCGCGCGCACGAAGGGCCGATCGCGATCTATCCCGCGGGCGCGCTCGGCGGGCTCGACTACGTGCAGCGCCTCGCGCGGGTGCGTCCGAGCGTGCCGCTGGTCGCGGCGGGCGGCATCGGGCCCGACAACGGGCCGCAGTACCTCGAGGTCGGCGCGGCCGCGATCATCGTCGACGTCGGGCTCTTCCCGGCGGAGAACGATCCCGCGTCGCAGGAGATCATCGCGGTGCGCGCGAGCGCGCTCGTCGAGATGTGCGGCCTCGCGCAGCCCGGCATGCGCGCGTCGCGCCCTTGA
- a CDS encoding flotillin family protein codes for MAFVVPLFALAIIGVVAVIAMLVVIKNVLYVSGPNEVLVFSGWGKQTTADGKTIGYRFIKGGRTFRIPLFETVDRMDLTNMIIELQVKNAYSKGGIPLTVQGVANIKVPGEEPLIHNVVERFLGKSRNEIMEIAQETLEGNLRGVLATLTPEQVNQDKEAFAAKLTEEAEHDLSTIGLVLDTLKIQNVTDEVGYLDAIGRMLSAQVRRNAQIAEARTKAEAAEQKWRNTMEAEVSKLDAQMQVAAKENERRILDARTKREAMIAEQQAEVQALIAQSQAEIGMQDARIEQVKLQLQADIIQPAEAARQKAEQNAKAEAARIVEQGRATALVLKNLAATYRGSGTNGRDVLLMQKLVPMLGQITGTIGELKIDRLTVIGPGHGNGSGGDGSLAGKLVATSEQIKAATGLDVPEILRDKFGSPKPPTVPPSARTLPPGVAPRRGDNG; via the coding sequence ATGGCGTTCGTCGTTCCGCTCTTCGCGCTCGCGATCATCGGCGTCGTCGCCGTCATCGCGATGCTCGTCGTCATCAAGAACGTGCTCTACGTGAGCGGCCCGAACGAGGTCCTCGTCTTCTCGGGGTGGGGCAAGCAGACCACCGCCGACGGGAAGACGATCGGATATCGCTTCATCAAGGGCGGCCGCACGTTCCGCATCCCGCTGTTCGAGACCGTGGATCGGATGGATCTCACGAACATGATCATCGAGCTGCAGGTGAAGAACGCCTACTCGAAGGGCGGCATCCCGCTCACCGTGCAGGGCGTCGCCAACATCAAGGTGCCCGGTGAAGAGCCGCTCATCCACAACGTGGTCGAGCGCTTCCTCGGTAAGTCGCGCAACGAGATCATGGAGATCGCGCAGGAGACGCTCGAGGGCAACCTGCGCGGCGTGCTCGCGACGCTGACGCCCGAGCAGGTCAACCAGGACAAGGAAGCGTTCGCGGCGAAGCTCACCGAGGAGGCCGAGCACGATCTGTCGACGATCGGGCTCGTGCTCGACACGCTGAAGATCCAGAACGTGACCGACGAGGTCGGCTACCTCGACGCGATCGGACGGATGCTCAGCGCGCAGGTGCGACGCAACGCGCAGATCGCGGAGGCGCGCACCAAGGCGGAAGCGGCCGAGCAGAAGTGGCGCAACACGATGGAGGCCGAGGTCTCCAAGCTCGACGCGCAGATGCAGGTCGCGGCGAAGGAGAACGAGCGACGCATCCTCGACGCGCGCACGAAGCGCGAGGCGATGATCGCGGAGCAGCAGGCCGAGGTGCAGGCGCTGATCGCGCAGTCGCAGGCCGAGATCGGCATGCAGGACGCGCGCATCGAGCAGGTGAAGCTGCAGCTGCAGGCGGACATCATCCAGCCCGCGGAGGCAGCGCGTCAGAAGGCCGAGCAGAACGCGAAGGCCGAGGCCGCGCGCATCGTCGAGCAGGGTCGCGCGACCGCGCTCGTGCTGAAGAACCTCGCCGCGACGTATCGCGGGAGCGGGACGAACGGGCGCGACGTGCTGCTGATGCAGAAGCTCGTGCCGATGCTCGGTCAGATCACGGGCACGATCGGTGAGCTCAAGATCGATCGCCTCACCGTGATCGGCCCGGGCCACGGCAACGGCAGCGGCGGCGACGGGAGCCTCGCGGGCAAGCTCGTCGCGACGAGCGAGCAGATCAAGGCGGCGACGGGGCTCGACGTGCCGGAGATCCTCCGCGACAAGTTCGGTTCGCCGAAGCCGCCGACGGTGCCGCCCAGCGCGCGCACGCTGCCGCCCGGCGTCGCGCCGCGTCGCGGCGACAACGGCTGA
- a CDS encoding NfeD family protein encodes MIYVYVFALVLGGVLLGASMLLGGGESHGDGSHGTEGAASADGHDAPGGFETFLVAFLSLRFWTFFLAFFGLTGVVLDGLGLVASTIVAAILALAMGLGAGGGAVWLMRRVRADDSNSAATTQDYVGKTARVLVAFGPGRTGKVRVEVRGSTIDLLAVSIDGASFALEEEVIVVEMEGTRAKVARLTPDRLSKA; translated from the coding sequence TTGATCTACGTCTACGTATTCGCGCTGGTGCTCGGGGGCGTGCTGCTCGGCGCGTCGATGCTGCTGGGCGGCGGTGAGTCGCACGGCGACGGATCGCACGGCACCGAGGGCGCCGCGAGCGCCGACGGGCACGACGCGCCAGGCGGGTTCGAGACCTTCCTCGTCGCGTTCCTCTCGCTGCGGTTCTGGACGTTCTTCCTCGCGTTCTTCGGCCTGACGGGCGTCGTGCTCGACGGGCTCGGGCTCGTGGCGAGCACGATCGTCGCGGCGATCCTCGCGCTCGCGATGGGCCTCGGTGCGGGCGGCGGCGCTGTGTGGCTGATGCGCCGGGTGCGCGCCGACGACTCGAACAGCGCCGCGACCACGCAGGACTACGTCGGCAAGACGGCGCGCGTGCTCGTCGCGTTCGGTCCGGGGCGCACCGGGAAGGTCCGGGTCGAGGTGCGCGGCAGCACCATCGATCTGCTCGCGGTGTCGATCGACGGAGCGTCGTTCGCGCTCGAGGAAGAAGTGATCGTCGTCGAGATGGAGGGCACGCGCGCGAAGGTCGCGCGCCTCACGCCCGACCGTCTCAGCAAAGCCTGA
- a CDS encoding flotillin family protein, with amino-acid sequence MQQYGYQPYQDPYAPVQAQQFPIDPSILWMVVGAAIVIAIGTLVLIQIVKQFLYVAQPNEALVFSGKRYKMEDGTELGYRIVKGGHRAFRIPILEKVDRLDMTIIPIDIVVENAYSRGNIPLQIHAIANVKVHGDLRWIRNAVERFLGRGQRDIQVVAQQTLEGALREVLAQLSPEEVNTDRLKFAEKLIHAAEDDLQKLGLALDTLKIQSVSDQTGYLDSIGRPVIAAALRDAENAESQAAQETQQAQAEATRRAEVARATAQMVIQQKQNQLRTLKANLEGEAQAVEREAEAAAKTARAMAERQLQEVRAALEGRRLQAEVVIPAEFQRQAQQILAKGAAAPTAENGAAAAEILALMSDAWQSMGPQAREIYVIQHLEEIVGTVVRSLENVSVDEVNVLDQGDGSALASYAATYPKMVAAVMSALRETTGVDVPAILGGDGRGNGASQGRA; translated from the coding sequence ATGCAGCAGTACGGATATCAGCCCTATCAGGACCCGTACGCACCGGTCCAGGCGCAGCAGTTCCCGATCGATCCGTCGATCCTCTGGATGGTCGTCGGCGCTGCGATCGTGATCGCGATCGGCACGCTCGTGCTGATCCAGATCGTGAAGCAGTTCCTCTACGTCGCGCAGCCGAACGAAGCGCTCGTCTTCAGCGGCAAGCGCTACAAGATGGAGGACGGGACCGAGCTCGGGTACCGCATCGTGAAGGGCGGGCATCGCGCCTTCCGCATCCCGATCCTCGAGAAGGTCGATCGCCTCGACATGACGATCATCCCGATCGACATCGTCGTCGAGAACGCCTACTCGCGCGGCAACATCCCGCTGCAGATCCACGCGATCGCGAACGTGAAGGTCCACGGCGACCTGCGGTGGATCCGCAACGCGGTCGAGCGCTTCCTCGGCCGTGGCCAGCGCGACATCCAGGTCGTCGCGCAGCAGACGCTCGAGGGCGCGCTGCGCGAGGTGCTCGCGCAGCTCTCGCCCGAAGAGGTGAACACCGATCGCCTCAAGTTCGCGGAGAAGCTGATCCACGCCGCCGAGGACGATCTGCAGAAGCTCGGGCTCGCGCTCGACACGCTGAAGATCCAGAGCGTCAGCGATCAGACCGGCTATCTCGACTCGATCGGTCGCCCGGTGATCGCGGCGGCGCTGCGCGACGCGGAGAACGCGGAGTCGCAGGCCGCGCAGGAGACGCAGCAGGCGCAGGCCGAGGCGACGCGTCGCGCCGAGGTCGCGCGCGCGACCGCGCAGATGGTCATCCAGCAGAAGCAGAACCAGCTGCGCACGCTCAAGGCGAACCTCGAGGGCGAAGCGCAGGCCGTCGAGCGCGAGGCCGAGGCCGCGGCGAAGACGGCGCGCGCGATGGCGGAGCGTCAGCTCCAGGAAGTGCGCGCCGCGCTCGAGGGGCGTCGCCTCCAGGCCGAGGTCGTCATCCCCGCGGAGTTCCAGCGCCAGGCGCAGCAGATCCTCGCGAAGGGCGCGGCCGCGCCCACCGCGGAGAACGGCGCGGCGGCGGCGGAGATCCTCGCGCTGATGAGCGACGCCTGGCAGTCGATGGGACCGCAGGCGCGCGAGATCTACGTCATCCAGCACCTCGAGGAGATCGTGGGCACGGTCGTGCGCTCGCTCGAGAACGTGTCCGTCGACGAGGTGAACGTGCTCGATCAGGGCGATGGAAGCGCGCTCGCGAGCTACGCGGCGACCTACCCGAAGATGGTCGCGGCGGTGATGAGCGCGCTGCGCGAGACGACCGGCGTCGACGTGCCGGCGATCCTCGGTGGTGATGGACGCGGCAACGGCGCGTCGCAGGGGAGGGCCTGA
- a CDS encoding VOC family protein, which produces MSVKRTPGRVVWRELTTDDVEKAKAFYSALFGWRFVDFPMGEGAPPYPIAHVGEKSIGGIMKKPEGAPFPPFWLSYVSVEDVDATVARMSELGGSTMMPPTDVPEVGRLAIVSDFAGATIGLLKSNGDDPAGGRPQPGEFCWETITSPDLARAKKVYTSVLGWIETQMPGGSSTVFATGTGMEDGVADLGKAEGFPPMWVTYVVVETVEAARAKAETLGATIVVPLIEVPNVGRISFIQDPTGAHIGLFQPQF; this is translated from the coding sequence ATGAGCGTGAAGCGGACACCCGGTCGCGTGGTCTGGCGCGAGCTCACGACCGACGACGTCGAGAAGGCGAAGGCGTTCTATTCGGCGCTCTTCGGATGGCGCTTCGTCGACTTCCCGATGGGCGAAGGCGCGCCGCCGTACCCGATCGCGCACGTCGGCGAGAAGAGCATCGGCGGGATCATGAAGAAGCCCGAGGGCGCGCCGTTCCCGCCGTTCTGGCTGAGCTACGTATCGGTCGAGGACGTCGACGCGACCGTCGCGCGCATGAGCGAGCTCGGAGGGTCCACGATGATGCCGCCGACCGACGTGCCCGAGGTCGGTCGTCTCGCGATCGTCTCGGACTTCGCGGGCGCGACGATCGGTCTGCTGAAGTCGAACGGCGACGATCCCGCAGGGGGTCGCCCGCAGCCGGGCGAGTTCTGCTGGGAGACGATCACGAGCCCCGATCTCGCGCGCGCGAAGAAGGTCTACACGAGCGTGCTCGGCTGGATCGAGACGCAGATGCCGGGCGGCAGCAGCACCGTGTTCGCGACCGGCACGGGGATGGAGGACGGCGTCGCGGACCTCGGCAAGGCCGAGGGCTTCCCCCCGATGTGGGTGACCTACGTCGTGGTCGAGACGGTCGAGGCCGCGCGCGCGAAGGCGGAGACGCTCGGCGCGACGATCGTGGTGCCGCTCATCGAGGTGCCGAACGTCGGGCGCATCTCGTTCATCCAAGATCCGACGGGTGCGCACATCGGGCTCTTCCAGCCGCAATTCTGA
- a CDS encoding endonuclease/exonuclease/phosphatase family protein, with translation MTDADVELQAPPPTLRVMTYNTHGCVGTDGVRALERIADVLRACDADVIGLQEIDVGRTRSGGLDQAEAIAVRLGMSHVFGAALYDGRGHYGNAVLSRHPIEHVRTEKLPTWRAVSEPRCFVHTRVAAPGGELDVVVTHFGLGPIERMGQARHVAAEIERTSSPHTVLLGDFNCGRGSIAYRRLTTSLADAQQLGRPGYVCATYPSWRPILRIDHVLVGAGLEVLAAEVPNKGLVREASDHLPVVVSVRRARAVERARGRLA, from the coding sequence ATGACCGACGCCGACGTCGAGCTGCAGGCGCCCCCGCCGACGCTGCGCGTGATGACCTACAACACGCACGGCTGCGTCGGCACCGACGGAGTGCGCGCGCTCGAGCGCATCGCGGACGTGCTGCGCGCGTGCGACGCCGACGTGATCGGTCTCCAGGAGATCGACGTCGGGCGCACCCGCAGCGGCGGCCTCGACCAGGCCGAGGCGATCGCGGTGCGCCTCGGCATGAGCCACGTGTTCGGCGCCGCGCTCTACGACGGCCGCGGGCACTACGGCAACGCAGTGCTCTCGCGCCATCCGATCGAGCACGTGCGCACCGAGAAGCTGCCGACGTGGCGCGCCGTGAGCGAGCCGCGATGTTTCGTCCACACGCGCGTCGCCGCGCCGGGCGGCGAGCTCGACGTCGTGGTCACGCACTTCGGGCTCGGTCCGATCGAGCGCATGGGCCAGGCGCGCCACGTCGCGGCCGAGATCGAGCGGACGTCCTCGCCGCACACGGTGCTGCTCGGCGACTTCAACTGCGGGCGTGGGTCGATCGCCTACCGGCGCCTCACGACGAGCCTCGCCGATGCGCAGCAGCTGGGGCGCCCCGGGTACGTCTGCGCCACGTATCCGTCCTGGCGACCCATCTTGCGGATCGACCACGTCCTGGTGGGCGCCGGGCTCGAGGTCCTCGCCGCGGAAGTCCCGAACAAAGGGCTGGTTCGCGAGGCGTCGGATCATCTCCCGGTCGTCGTATCCGTGCGCCGGGCGCGCGCGGTGGAGCGTGCGCGCGGACGCCTCGCGTGA